The DNA segment GGAGGGAGACCCTCGAAGAGTTCCATGCTAAGGGCTTCGATCTTTCCGAGGAGATAGAGTAAGCTAAGGCAGATGAGCCTGATGCCAAATTTGTCCTTTCTTCTGACGATGATGACGACGTCGAAGATGATGAAGAGGAGGGGGTTGTCAAAGAAGCTACCCCCGGGGAAGAGGCTGGTCCCGGGGGAGTGACAGgtccggggggggggggagatgCCCCTCTAGCGTAGGTAgaattttttctatctttttgtaattttttgcTTTGTAGGACTCCTGTGTAATATCTTTTGTATATATAAAAGGGGAAGGAGTTTCCTTGATTGTTTGCCttcaatttttcttcaaaattttcttGATTTTTGATGCTATAATCTCTTAGTGTTGATTCAAATTCGGGGTAGAGTAGACCCTCGAGTTTTGTGTTTTGATCAACGATCAATAATAGGTTACCACTTAGGGTTCGATCTTCAAGCTAAGTTTTAGCTCGGGACTTTTGAGCTCGAGCTAGGTAAGGTCTCGAGCATGGTGTGCTTCAGCCTTAAGCTCTTCAAATATCGGCCCTTAGTCTCTTtagattggcccttaggctcttttaggttgACCCTTAGGCTCTTTTGGTTTGGCCCTTAGGATCTTTATGTAGGGCCAATTCAGCCTTTAAAGTGGCTATAAATTTATCCCTCTTTCTGGCTAAAGACTTAGTGAAATTCTTGGTATGCCTTAGCATGTACTTTTTGATTTCTGAAGGTTTGATTGATTTGAACCTTGTTTGTAATTTGATATGCAACGATAAACGAACACCTCTTGAGTTTTTTCGAAGGCTGATACTATCGAAGTCTTCGCattattcgagggctgattttatcgaagccctttataattttcttttgtcgagggtagcctgatttaaccggttcttttcaaagtatatGAAGGCCTTTTAGTTTTATGGCGGAAGTCGAATGTCTCCGAGCCACATTATTTCGGCTGTAGTCTTTTCATATGACCGTAGTATTTTATATGGCCGTAACCTTTAGTCCCCGAATGTGACGGCCTTGGCCTTAATATCGACGGGATGCCTCTTCGAGGTCTTGTGAGATCGAGTATGGCTCTTTGAGGTATTGTGAGCTCGAatgtgcctctttgaggtcttataagtttgAGTGTTTAATGACTCGATATGTCGATTgtggatgacagtccccgagtattcgggtgCATTCGAGTTTTTGGCCCTTGAGTCGTTAAATGTGAAAATTGTAGACTTCTTTGAAGGCACAAAATGTTTCGATATAATAAGAATAATTGATACATGTGTACATGTTTTGTCACTGGGGGCTCGACTATTTtacatggacacggttcatttaaCCGTTTGTCCCATTACAACATTCCCCTATCTAGGCCCTTCTTGTCATGAATTGCTTTCTTCGAGACTGCGCCcttcgagggtgatgccccccagtgttcgaggttgattaaaaagaagccttgaatacttgttgaataTTCCATAGGTAAAATATAggtgtttcctcgttaaaaaccttgccggtaaaatccATTTAggataaaacccgatctaagggaaaaagagtgcaatgcatgctttaaaacctaaggtcttcgagctgaAAGGTGCCTCGATGTTTCCAATCAAACATCTGCAAGGAGTTAGTTTTGAATATAAATGGGAAAGGGGATAAGGTCATACCTCAGCAGTAATAGCGTTTGAGAaacgatacattccaattgttcggtagttgctcgccttccattgtgctaagtttgtaggatcctttccCTACGACTCCGAGGACACATTACAGTCCTTCCAAATtggggcctagtttcccttcgtttgggtctcgagtgttgagagtgactttccttaggactaagtccccgactctGAAATATCGAAGGTTCGTCCTTctgttgtaatacctttcgatcctttgTTTTTGCGCGGCCATTCGGATTAATGCAGCCTCATGTTTTTCATCTAGTAGTTTGAGAGAAGTGTTTATATCTTCGTGATTTGAGTCCTCAATGGCATGCTGAAACCTGACGCTAGGTTCCTCGACTAGGATCAATGCTTTGGACCCGTATACCAAAGAAAATAGGGCCTCCCCGTGCTCGACTTTGATATCGTTCGATATGCCTATAGCACCTCGTGCAatacttctctccatttcccctttgcATCTTCTAGCCTTTTCTTTATGTTTCGAATGAaggttttgtttgtggactcggcctgaCCATTTGCACTTGGGTGGTAAGGTGCTGATAgaatccttttgattttatggtcctcAAGGAATTTTGTTACTTTGCTGCTGATGAATTGTTTCCCATTGTCATATGCTATTTCGGCCGGTACTCCGAACcaacatatgatgtggtcccatatgaagtcgatgacttctttttctcttattttcttgaagGCCTGcacttctacccattttgagaagtataaacaaaataaatttagctttacctagtGTCGTTGGTAGGGGgacgacgatgtccatcccccattttatgaatggccatgaGGATAAGACCGAACGGAGTTGTTCACCGGGTGGATAGATCATCGATGAaaatctttggcatttatcacacaTTCGAACGAACTCCTTCGTATCcctttccatgctatcccaataaTACCTTGCTCCGATCACCTTGTGAACCAAAGAGTCGGTACCAGAATGGTTCCCACAAGTTCCCTCATAAATTTCTCGTAATAAATAATCGGTGTCCCCGGGTCCCAAGCACACCGCCAGTGGTCCATTGAAGGTTCTTTTATACAATGTTACATTTTCATCAAGTGAGAATCGAGATGTTTTGGCTCGAAGTGTTCTCGACTCTTTTGGGTCCGTGGGGAGCTTCCCATGCTTCAAGTAGttgatgtacttattcctccaatcccacgtaaaacttgttgaattaatttttgcATGTCCTTCTTCGACTATCGACCTCAATAGTTGAACACCGGTCCCCGGGATGATATCATCTTCCTCAACCGATGACCCCAAgtttgcaagtgcatcggcctcgctattctgttctcgaggtacatggtctagtgtccattccttgaagcggtgcaatgcCACTTGAAGTTTGTCTAAATACCTCTGCATTCGATCgtctcgaacctcgaagctcTCATTTACTTGATTTACCACCAAAAGGAAGTCACACCTTgcctcgatgacctctgctcCAAAGCCCTTGGCTAGTTTGAgtcctgcaatcatggcctcatactcggcctcattgttagtcaatttagaagttttgatagattgcctaatgACACTGTGCCGAGCCTGAATCCTTTCACATTTGAGGCACCGTCTTtgaagagggtccatacccccgatgatgtacccaTTTTAGTAAGAGTTCCTTTTCTACTTCGGGTACGAGGGCAGGAGaaaagtcggccacgaagtctgctaaaatttgagacttgatagccgttcggggctgatactcgatatcataccccccaagtttgatggcccatttggccaactgGCCTGATAATTTGGGCTTATGCAAGATATTCGAAGTGGATATGTAGTCAGTACacatataggatgacattgaaaatatggttttaactttctagatgcgcttatcaatgcaaAAGCTAACTTTTCCAAATGTGGGTGCCTGGTTTTAGCATCTCCTAGGGTCTGACTCACATAATAgacaggaaattgcgtaccttgttcttctcgaatCAACACGCCACTTACCGCCACCTCGGACACGGCTAAATACAAGTAGAGTGTTTCATCCTCCTTAAGAGTATGGAGCAGGGGTGGGCTCGAGAGATATCATTTTAATTTTTCCAAGGCCTATTGGCACTCCGGAGTCCATacgaagttgttcttcttcttgaaTAGGAAAAAGAAGTGATGGCTCCAATATGATGACCTCAAGATAAATCGGCCTAGGGCAGCTATCCTTCTGGTCAGCCGTTGTATGACTTTCACATTGTTCACTACGTCGATttcctcgatggctttgattttatcggggttgatctcgataccCCTGTTCGACTCCATAAAGCACAAGAACTTGCCCGAGCCGACTCCAAgagcacatttctcggggttgaggtTCATGTTTTACTTTTTTAGGATATCGAACGTCAcatgcaaatgagtcaaatggtcctctgtgcgcaaggacttaactagcatgtcatcaatataaacttccatagatttgcctatttgatgttcgaacatcttattaactaggcgctGATACGTAGCTCCTCCAttctttagcccgaagggcattacattatagcaatatgtaccatacttcgtgatgaacgaagtcttttcctggtcctctgggttcatttgaatttgattgtacccggagtaggcatcgagaaaaatAAGGATCTCGTGGCGAGTGGTAGCATCGATCAATcgatcgatgttgggcagtgggaaagaatctttagggcatgctttgttcaaacctttatagTCTAcatacattctaagtttgtttccctttttagggactactactacgttagctagccattcgggatattttacttccctaatggatcctatcttgagaagtttggttacctcttctttgattaaTGTATGCTTTACCTTGGACTGAGGTATcctcttttgctttaccggtttaAATACGGGATTGATGCTCAGTCAATGGGTagttatctccggtgggatccctatcatatctaagtgggaccaggcAAAGCAATCGatgttatcgataagaaattgaatgagggttttcctgagttcgggggttaaccgcgtccccaggtatacctttcattTTGGAAGATGCTTGATCAACATGGCCTGTTCGAGTTCTTCGACCATGGACTTCGTCGCATCCGATTCTTCGAGGGGTAACAAAGGCTCGGGGGGGGGGGTGGTGAGAAAATCTTCTTCTTCGTCCCCAACCACCTGTTCATCGATCACCTGTACCTCGGGCTCAACAGAGGGTATGggttgtgattgctatttggtgaCCTGTTTGTCCTTTGACTTTTCCGATATGGGTGGTGTCGATACCTGTGCCAAGTCATGTACTGCAAACATCTCCTTAGCTGCATGCTGCTCTCCGTATATTGTTTTCACgccatcctttgttgggaacttcatcatttgatgaaagGTTGATGACACTGCCCTCATGCTATGGATCCACGGCCTTCTAAGTAAAGCATTATCcctcatatctccttcgatgATATGAAACCTGGTGTCTTGTATAGTTCCGATTacgttgactgggaggatgaTTTCCCCCTTCGttatttcacttgccatgttgaatccattcagGACTCGAGAGGCAGgtatgatttggtcaagcagccCGAGCTGCTCCATGACCCTTGATCTGATTATATTTgttgagctacctagatccacgagaatatgtttaacttgaactttatttaaaaggataaaaattacTAGTGCATCGTTGTAAGGCTGAGATAAGGCCTCGATGTCTTCCTCGCTAAATGTAAGGGTGTCCTCGGGCATGTAGTCCCGAGTCCGCTTCTCGCTTGTAATAGATACTTTGGTATGTTTGAATATGGGGCCCTGTGGGATATCGACTCCTCcgatgatcatatgaatgacatgttgAGGTTCTTCGGGCTCAATCTTCCTGTTTGCTTCTCTTTCTTAGAAATTGTTCTTGGCCCGGTCGCTGAGAAATTCATGAAGATGCCCCTCGTTGAACAACCAGGCTACCTTCTCTCTAAGCTgcctgcaatcctcggtcctatgcCCATGATATTTCACATCAAGTTGGGGTTCCTATGAGAAGGATCGGTCTGTATAGGTTTGGGCCATATAGTATCTCTAATTTTGCTAATGTCTGAGACGATACCCAAGGCATCGACGCTAAAGTTGTACTCCGATAATCGGGGTGCCTTTGCCGATCCCAAGTGCCTATCAAAATCGGTTTTGCTCATGATCCCCCGGGAACTTTGACGTCGATCTGCTCTTCGATCATTCCGAGGTATGATACACCTCAGAATGTTCCTT comes from the Nicotiana sylvestris chromosome 4, ASM39365v2, whole genome shotgun sequence genome and includes:
- the LOC138889224 gene encoding uncharacterized protein; the encoded protein is MPEDTLTFSEEDIEALSQPYNDALVIFILLNKVQVKHILVDLGSSTNIIRSRVMEQLGLLDQIIPASRVLNGFNMASEITKGEIILPVNVIGTIQDTRFHIIEGDMRDNALLRRPWIHSMRAVSSTFHQMMKFPTKDGVKTIYGEQHAAKEMFAVHDLAQVSTPPISEKSKDKQVTK